Proteins encoded in a region of the Tepidisphaeraceae bacterium genome:
- a CDS encoding aminotransferase class III-fold pyridoxal phosphate-dependent enzyme, with product MSTATATPTLPPSTFTPAPYTGLSFDEVMRLRKAHLPPSLLTFYKKPIMIVQGHMQYLFDETGRRYLDGFGGIVTVSVGHCHPHVNAAVQAQNELLQHTTTIYLNPAPAEYAAKLASKMPGDLKVCYFVNSGSEANDLATLMARAYTGNYDLIALRNGYHGGGQSTMGLTSHSTWKYNVPAGQGVHHAIAPDTYRGYFDKDDPAAAQKYADDVKQVIQFATSGKVAGFFAESIQGVGGTIVYPDGYLKAAYEHVRAAGGLCIADEVQAGFGRTGTHFWGFETQGVIPDIVTMAKGIGNGAALAAVVTTHEIAAALNSRIHFNTFGGNPVVMRQGQAVLEVIEQENIQQNALTIGKQLMDGFHKLAERHPIIGDVRGRGLMLGIELVKDRTTKEPAKEACIAVFERCRDLGLLIGKGGFHGNVLRIKPPMCITAADAEFMLDVLDVAFGEIVV from the coding sequence ATGAGCACTGCAACCGCCACCCCGACGTTGCCTCCGAGCACCTTCACGCCCGCACCCTACACCGGCCTTAGCTTCGACGAGGTGATGCGCCTGCGTAAGGCGCATCTGCCGCCGTCGCTGCTCACGTTCTACAAAAAGCCGATCATGATCGTGCAGGGACACATGCAGTACCTGTTCGACGAGACCGGCCGGCGGTACCTGGACGGGTTTGGCGGCATCGTGACGGTGAGCGTCGGCCACTGCCATCCGCACGTGAACGCGGCCGTGCAAGCGCAGAACGAGCTGCTGCAGCACACGACGACCATCTACCTGAACCCCGCTCCGGCCGAGTACGCCGCCAAGCTGGCGAGCAAGATGCCGGGCGATTTGAAGGTCTGCTACTTCGTCAACAGCGGGTCGGAAGCGAACGACTTGGCGACCCTGATGGCCCGTGCCTACACAGGTAACTACGACCTCATCGCGCTGCGCAACGGCTACCACGGTGGCGGGCAAAGCACGATGGGCCTGACCAGCCACAGCACCTGGAAGTACAACGTGCCGGCCGGGCAGGGCGTGCATCACGCGATCGCCCCCGATACCTACCGCGGCTATTTCGACAAGGATGATCCGGCAGCGGCGCAGAAGTACGCAGACGACGTGAAGCAGGTCATCCAGTTCGCCACGAGCGGCAAGGTCGCCGGCTTCTTTGCTGAAAGCATCCAAGGCGTCGGTGGTACGATCGTTTATCCTGACGGCTACCTCAAAGCGGCCTACGAACACGTGCGGGCCGCCGGCGGGCTGTGCATTGCCGACGAGGTGCAGGCCGGGTTCGGCCGGACGGGCACGCACTTCTGGGGCTTCGAGACGCAGGGCGTGATCCCCGATATCGTCACCATGGCCAAGGGCATCGGCAACGGCGCCGCGCTCGCCGCGGTCGTGACGACGCACGAGATCGCTGCGGCCCTCAACAGCCGCATCCACTTCAACACCTTCGGCGGCAACCCGGTCGTCATGCGGCAGGGCCAAGCCGTGCTTGAGGTCATCGAACAGGAAAACATCCAGCAGAACGCGCTGACGATCGGCAAGCAGCTGATGGACGGCTTCCACAAGCTCGCGGAACGTCACCCGATCATCGGCGACGTGCGCGGCCGTGGCCTGATGCTCGGCATCGAACTGGTGAAAGACCGCACGACGAAGGAGCCCGCCAAGGAGGCCTGCATCGCCGTCTTCGAACGCTGCCGCGACCTGGGCCTGCTGATCGGCAAGGGCGGCTTCCACGGCAACGTCCTGCGCATCAAGCCGCCGATGTGCATCACCGCCG
- a CDS encoding DUF4142 domain-containing protein has protein sequence MRTTPVLLIGAMLAVGCQDNDRDSDMSSRTGARGQAMSANDGKMTNPGSLSKADQQFVVNAASGGMFEVQSSQMALSRANDAATKKFAQQMVNDHTKVNNELATIVTRKGGSVPTQMVERHQKMLDTLSEANSDEFQKAYHRRQVMAHDEAINLFEGAAKAVDDADLKAFASKNLSALKMHKDMLKDHNH, from the coding sequence ATGCGAACCACGCCAGTCTTACTTATCGGAGCCATGCTTGCGGTCGGTTGTCAGGACAACGACCGCGACTCGGACATGTCCAGCCGAACCGGTGCCCGCGGACAGGCCATGTCCGCCAATGACGGCAAGATGACCAACCCGGGTTCCCTGTCGAAGGCCGACCAGCAGTTCGTCGTCAACGCCGCCAGTGGTGGCATGTTTGAGGTGCAAAGCTCGCAGATGGCGCTCAGCCGGGCCAACGACGCGGCCACCAAGAAGTTCGCCCAGCAGATGGTCAACGACCACACGAAGGTCAACAACGAGCTGGCCACGATCGTGACGCGCAAGGGCGGCTCGGTGCCCACGCAGATGGTCGAGCGGCACCAGAAGATGCTCGACACGCTTTCCGAGGCCAACAGCGACGAGTTCCAAAAGGCCTACCATCGCCGTCAGGTGATGGCCCATGATGAGGCGATCAACCTCTTCGAAGGCGCCGCCAAGGCCGTCGACGACGCCGATTTGAAGGCATTCGCCTCCAAGAACCTATCGGCCCTGAAGATGCACAAGGACATGCTGAAGGACCACAACCACTAA
- a CDS encoding NAD(P)-dependent oxidoreductase produces the protein MAHSFTTGDKGLGNNNSATTKRRVLVTGAAGNIGSYFAEHSHQRYEMVLMEHELDDDTKKIEKYGKVVQGDVTDLEQMKQLCQGIDTVLHLAANPSPSATWDSVLNVNIAGTYNTMVAAKAAGVRRLIYASSIHAVSGYPADVQVKTSEPVNPGDLYGVSKCFGEALGRYMAEKEGLSCICLRIGAFQPRENARKQESISMIDAWVSRRDLNQLIERCIDNETLKFAVLHGLSNNRFKRLDISDARELVGYDPVDDLTEENPLLEKLDLDEKVSSHSMADDGQKSGLRNEL, from the coding sequence ATGGCACATTCGTTCACGACCGGCGACAAGGGGCTCGGCAACAACAACTCGGCTACGACCAAGCGGCGGGTCCTCGTCACCGGGGCCGCGGGCAACATTGGGTCCTACTTCGCGGAGCACTCGCATCAGCGGTACGAGATGGTCCTGATGGAGCACGAGCTGGATGACGACACCAAGAAGATCGAAAAGTACGGCAAGGTGGTCCAGGGCGACGTGACCGACCTGGAACAGATGAAGCAACTCTGTCAGGGCATCGACACCGTGCTGCACCTGGCGGCCAACCCCAGTCCCAGCGCCACGTGGGACAGCGTGCTGAACGTGAACATCGCCGGCACCTACAACACGATGGTCGCCGCCAAGGCCGCGGGCGTGCGGCGGTTGATCTACGCCAGCAGCATCCACGCCGTCAGTGGCTACCCGGCCGACGTGCAGGTGAAGACGAGCGAACCCGTCAACCCTGGCGACCTCTACGGTGTCAGCAAGTGCTTCGGTGAGGCCCTTGGCCGGTACATGGCCGAGAAGGAGGGGCTGTCGTGCATCTGCCTGCGCATCGGCGCGTTCCAGCCGCGCGAGAACGCGCGGAAGCAGGAGAGCATCTCGATGATCGACGCCTGGGTGAGCCGGCGCGATTTGAATCAGCTCATCGAACGCTGCATCGACAACGAGACGCTGAAGTTCGCCGTCCTGCACGGGCTCAGCAATAACCGCTTTAAGCGATTGGACATCTCCGACGCCCGCGAACTGGTGGGCTACGACCCGGTGGACGATTTGACCGAAGAGAACCCGCTGCTGGAGAAGCTGGACCTCGATGAAAAGGTCTCCAGCCATAGCATGGCTGACGACGGGCAGAAATCCGGGTTAAGGAACGAGCTGTAG